Within Acaryochloris sp. CCMEE 5410, the genomic segment GCTCAACAGATAACAAAGCTAGAACTGCTTCAACTTCCTCAACTGGATTCAAGTCTTCATGATGCTTATTTTCAATTAGCTGTAACTTTAGTAGATCTCTAGTGTTAGGTCGATCAATGATGCGGACAGGTAATTCTTCTAATCCAGCAATATCTGAAGCTCGATACCGTCGCTCACCAAACACGAGCTGATAGAATCCTGGTTTATCAGGTAATTCAAAAACAGCCAAATCTTCTAAAATTCCTTGCTCTTTAATTGTCATAGCAAGACTATCAAGTTTTTCAGAGTCAAAGTATTTTCGAACTTGATCATCATCTCGGACAATTCTGGAACGATGAATAAGTTGATGCTTGTAGCTAATATTACTGCTATGGCTATAAGTCTGTTCAGTAGAATCTGCCTGGTCTTCTTCAGTTTGCAAAGTTGCTAGCAGCTTATTAAACTTCCCCATTTATGATCTCCTTGCAAATTGCAGTGTATTCTTTCCATGCAATCCCAGCACGTCGGTCGCTGACTTGATTTACAGCTACCCCTTCAAGAGCAGCCTTTTGAAAAGCCACCAGTTCTCGCACTTTACCTTTGAATAAAGGTAACCCAGCTTCTTTTAGCATTTCTCTTGCCTCATCACCATCCTTACGAGGAAGAGATGGAACCCTAGTTAGTAAAATTTTGAATTGCTCTGACCCCAGCGACTGAAGCAATGTGACTGATTGAAGCAATGCATCTAACGACAACACATCGGGCGTAGTAGGAAGTATTAATAAATCACAACCATCTACTAAATCTTGAAGATCATCTTCAGTAGGGCGAGCTTGAGTATCAATAACGATATGCTCATACTTCCGCGCATATTTTGCAGCTTGCTGTTCACCTACAACTTTAAAGGGCAAGCCATTTCCGCGTTTTGACCACCTGGATGCAGAACGATTAGGATCACCATCGACAAGTAGAGTATCCTTTTCGATCTGAAGACTAGCTGCAACATGAATTGCTGTTGTTGTTTTACCAACACCACCTTTGAATGAAGCTGTGGTGATAATCATTGAAAGCCAAGCTAATCAACAAGGAACAATTTAGCGCCTTCGTAAGCGGTTGTCCATAACGGAAAATATTTAGACGCAAAATTTAGGACAGATAGAAATACGAAACGCTCGCCTCGGGGCAGTTTCGGGAGCTGATGTTGTGTCGAAGATTAGCCTGCGATGATGCGAAAGTGGGTGCCCCCGAAACTCGCAAGAGCTTAGCGCACCACGGATCGGCAAGGCCGCCTTCGCAAAACCAGGCTTTTGCTCTGCTCCCTGCCTTTATTTGAGGATGCTGCATTATTGGGAAGGTTTAGCCAGATTTGGAATCATTTTCACCAGAAGAGAAGCAGCCTGATTCTGCGGATCAAGCTGAGT encodes:
- a CDS encoding ParA family protein translates to MIITTASFKGGVGKTTTAIHVAASLQIEKDTLLVDGDPNRSASRWSKRGNGLPFKVVGEQQAAKYARKYEHIVIDTQARPTEDDLQDLVDGCDLLILPTTPDVLSLDALLQSVTLLQSLGSEQFKILLTRVPSLPRKDGDEAREMLKEAGLPLFKGKVRELVAFQKAALEGVAVNQVSDRRAGIAWKEYTAICKEIINGEV